A single region of the Austwickia chelonae genome encodes:
- a CDS encoding Trp biosynthesis-associated membrane protein yields the protein MNLRELAGQRATAVLLGLAGAGIGIVASSRSVISGTSMHAGLGTRSTFVLAGTTAVPAYPALLLAAAAGTMIWAFARPVLCRVVAAMVGTAGLSAGVAWRWGIVQASQSQTLPGGHVVQDISVLRWSFAGDLAALTIFISATLVLCMTTQWPMPGAERSVPESKSTQASAGPARTTSDQWDRMSRGEDPTV from the coding sequence ATGAACCTGCGAGAACTCGCCGGGCAACGCGCCACCGCTGTCCTCCTGGGCTTGGCAGGGGCAGGAATCGGGATAGTGGCCTCTTCAAGATCGGTCATTTCCGGGACGTCCATGCATGCCGGCCTGGGAACCCGTTCCACCTTTGTCCTCGCTGGCACGACAGCGGTACCGGCATATCCAGCTCTCCTGCTCGCTGCTGCCGCAGGGACAATGATCTGGGCCTTCGCTCGGCCCGTGCTGTGCCGTGTCGTCGCGGCGATGGTCGGAACGGCAGGGTTAAGCGCAGGGGTCGCCTGGCGATGGGGGATCGTCCAAGCAAGCCAGTCCCAGACACTACCTGGAGGTCATGTCGTCCAGGACATATCGGTTCTACGGTGGTCATTCGCTGGCGATCTGGCGGCGCTGACGATTTTTATCTCGGCAACCCTTGTCCTGTGTATGACGACGCAATGGCCGATGCCGGGCGCCGAGAGGTCGGTGCCCGAATCAAAAAGCACTCAGGCTTCAGCCGGACCCGCGAGAACAACGTCGGACCAGTGGGATCGGATGAGCCGTGGTGAGGATCCCACCGTGTGA
- a CDS encoding anthranilate synthase component I has protein sequence MPYRRTDLFLHRFGSTDGGGAVIVADLGYGQVWPTPEDFKELCRRRPVVPVVRRLLADAETPVGVYRKLAGSRTGTFLLESAEHGGTWSRYSIVGVRSRTQLFEVGGRTCWVGGTTADIVVEDRSPVTALQEALAKLSTDPISGLPPLTAGFVGYVGYDAVRHWEKVPAQAPDELGLPEMAMMLAADLAVMDHTDASLYLVANVFSRELDTEDVDLAYTEAVGRLDEMTRSLSAPTPSTISIVGSAVEDEQPSSTCTKPEFLQMVQSGKEAIRAGEVFQVVLSQRFSTPCSADALDVYRVLRTSNPSPYMYLLRMRDGNGRTFEVVGSSPEALVKVEGRRVITHPIAGSRPRGNSPQEDEHLACELACDPKERAEHVMLVDLSRNDLQKVCKPGTVEVVDLMSIRRYSHIMHLESTVVGQLRESCTAYDVLAAAFPAGTLSGAPKPRAMALIDELEPVARGVYGGVVGYLDVHGDMDAAIAIRTAVILEGRAYVQAGAGVVADSDPDTEYAETVSKAAAALRAVSRAMNLREP, from the coding sequence GTGTCGACGGCGACCTGTGGTTCCTGTCGTCCGGCGGCTTCTCGCGGACGCCGAGACCCCGGTGGGGGTCTATCGCAAACTCGCCGGCTCCCGAACAGGTACTTTTCTGCTGGAGTCTGCAGAGCACGGTGGCACATGGTCGAGGTATTCCATCGTGGGAGTTCGGAGCCGAACTCAACTCTTCGAGGTCGGCGGGCGCACCTGCTGGGTGGGCGGAACCACTGCAGACATAGTGGTTGAAGACCGCTCACCGGTGACCGCTCTGCAAGAAGCCCTGGCGAAACTGTCTACCGATCCGATCTCGGGGTTGCCCCCGCTGACTGCGGGATTCGTAGGGTATGTCGGATACGACGCAGTGCGACATTGGGAGAAGGTCCCGGCACAGGCACCGGACGAGTTGGGGCTTCCCGAGATGGCCATGATGTTGGCCGCAGATCTTGCCGTGATGGATCATACCGATGCGTCCCTTTACCTGGTGGCGAACGTCTTTTCCCGAGAACTCGACACGGAGGACGTCGACCTCGCCTACACAGAGGCGGTCGGACGGCTCGACGAGATGACCCGCTCCTTGTCGGCACCGACACCGAGCACCATCTCGATAGTCGGTTCCGCTGTCGAGGACGAGCAACCGTCGAGCACCTGCACCAAGCCTGAGTTCCTCCAGATGGTGCAGTCGGGGAAAGAGGCTATTCGGGCAGGCGAAGTCTTCCAGGTGGTGCTTTCACAACGGTTCTCCACGCCCTGCTCGGCGGACGCCCTTGACGTCTACCGGGTGTTACGCACCAGCAATCCCAGCCCGTACATGTACCTCCTGCGAATGCGGGACGGAAACGGCAGAACTTTCGAGGTCGTCGGTTCTAGCCCGGAGGCCTTGGTCAAGGTCGAGGGGCGGCGGGTGATCACGCACCCCATCGCTGGTTCCCGGCCACGCGGAAATAGCCCGCAAGAAGATGAGCATTTGGCTTGTGAACTGGCCTGCGACCCGAAGGAACGGGCGGAACACGTGATGCTCGTCGATCTGTCCCGCAATGATCTTCAGAAGGTGTGTAAGCCGGGAACAGTGGAGGTCGTGGACCTGATGAGTATCCGTCGCTATAGCCACATCATGCATCTGGAGTCGACGGTGGTCGGCCAGTTGCGCGAATCTTGCACTGCTTATGACGTGTTGGCCGCTGCTTTTCCGGCAGGCACTCTCTCCGGCGCACCCAAGCCCAGAGCTATGGCCCTGATCGATGAATTGGAACCCGTCGCGCGCGGTGTTTACGGAGGAGTCGTGGGCTATTTGGACGTACACGGTGACATGGATGCGGCCATTGCCATCAGGACAGCAGTCATTCTGGAGGGGCGTGCCTACGTACAAGCAGGCGCCGGAGTCGTGGCTGACTCCGATCCCGACACGGAATACGCTGAAACCGTCTCCAAGGCTGCGGCAGCCTTACGTGCGGTCTCCCGGGCGATGAACCTGCGTGAGCCATGA
- a CDS encoding HGxxPAAW family protein: MSGTVSHGNTPAAWVGTAFLLLGSAVVSVGVIVNVSWLWIIGTILCVVGVVAWVGMNRAGMNQDMF; the protein is encoded by the coding sequence ATGTCCGGCACGGTTTCCCACGGGAACACTCCCGCCGCATGGGTGGGCACCGCATTCTTGCTGCTCGGCTCCGCTGTGGTGAGTGTGGGTGTGATCGTCAATGTCTCCTGGCTATGGATCATCGGCACGATCCTCTGCGTAGTGGGCGTGGTGGCGTGGGTTGGCATGAACCGAGCTGGAATGAATCAGGATATGTTCTGA
- the trpC gene encoding indole-3-glycerol phosphate synthase TrpC: MPTVLDEIITGVREDLVERRAQTSLSELKDRVARMPGARDVVAALRQGETGVKVIAEVKRSSPSKGALAMIADPAGLARDYEAGGATIISVLTERRRFGGSLEDLVAVRAAVDVPVLRKDFVVDPYQIWEARAHGADLVLLLAVALPQDVLIGMLERTRSLGMSALVEVHDEHEAVRAVEAGARIIGVNNRDLRTLDVDRSTFARIVPHLPSSAVKVAESGVRGPHDVFEFARHGADAVLVGEALVTGGQPRHAVHELVTAGAHPCLRHTGES; encoded by the coding sequence GTGCCTACTGTTCTGGACGAGATCATCACCGGCGTCCGTGAGGACCTCGTCGAGCGCCGAGCGCAAACGAGCCTGTCCGAGCTCAAGGACCGGGTTGCCCGAATGCCGGGAGCACGTGACGTGGTCGCGGCTCTGCGCCAAGGCGAGACCGGAGTCAAGGTCATCGCCGAGGTGAAACGTTCCAGCCCCAGCAAGGGCGCGCTCGCCATGATCGCTGACCCGGCGGGCCTTGCCAGGGATTACGAAGCAGGGGGGGCAACGATCATCAGTGTGCTCACTGAACGGCGGCGGTTCGGCGGAAGCCTGGAAGACCTCGTCGCTGTACGAGCTGCTGTGGACGTTCCTGTCCTGCGCAAGGACTTCGTCGTCGATCCTTATCAGATCTGGGAAGCGCGTGCTCATGGAGCGGACCTGGTGCTCCTGCTTGCGGTAGCACTACCGCAGGACGTCCTCATCGGCATGTTGGAACGCACCCGGTCTTTGGGCATGTCCGCGCTCGTCGAGGTCCATGACGAACATGAAGCTGTCCGCGCAGTGGAGGCGGGAGCCCGGATCATCGGTGTCAATAACCGTGATCTACGCACCTTGGACGTGGACAGAAGTACCTTCGCCCGGATCGTTCCGCATCTGCCATCGTCTGCGGTGAAGGTGGCAGAGTCCGGCGTGCGAGGGCCGCATGACGTCTTTGAGTTCGCCAGGCATGGTGCCGACGCGGTTCTCGTGGGAGAAGCACTTGTGACCGGAGGGCAGCCTCGCCATGCCGTCCATGAACTGGTGACAGCCGGGGCTCACCCCTGTCTACGACACACCGGAGAATCATGA